Proteins from a genomic interval of Liolophura sinensis isolate JHLJ2023 chromosome 3, CUHK_Ljap_v2, whole genome shotgun sequence:
- the LOC135464128 gene encoding protein usf-like: MQAARLVCSLQRTVRGQVLRFAPLRCIHQSKMVSFDSANKAGRCEGFLQGDPSQTKAGLVVLHEWWGLNDQIQEAAAEMVLEGNLMTLIPDLYRGEIASDMITAADLMTSLDWHGAMDDAVAAVKYLLSNGCSKVGITGFSMGGALSLATAAVSREISAASSFYGIPILSLADLSAITVPVQCHFGELDEIAGFSSLKDVEILRRILKAGEVPNDIFLYPVGHAFTNPNSDTYVESISQLALHRLVTFMKKHLAT, from the exons ATGCAGGCTGCACGCCTTGTCTGCAGTTTGCAGCGGACTGTCCGTGGACAGGTGCTGAGATTTGCACCACTCAG ATGCATTCACCAATCCAAAATGGTATCTTTCGACTCTGCCAACAAAGCTGGTCGTTGCGAAGGTTTTCTACAGGGTGATCCGAGTCAGACAAAAGCAGGACTGGTTGTTTTGCACGAATGGTGGGGTCTCAATGACCAAATTCAAGAAGCGGCCGCAGAAATGGTGCTCGAGGGTAACCTCATGACGCTGATTCCCGACTTGTACCGAGGCGAAATAGCCAGTGACATGATAACCGCCGCTGACCTGATGACGTCACTCGATTGGCACGGCGCCATGGATGACGCGGTAGCTGCCGTCAAGTACCTCCTCTCAAACGGCTGTTCGAAAGTAGGTATCACCGGGTTTTCAATGGGAGGGGCGTTGTCCCTGGCAACCGCTGCAGTATCTCGCGAAATTTCGGCAGCCTCATCATTTTACGGGATCCCTATTCTCAGCCTCGCAGATCTGTCGGCAATAACAGTTCCTGTTCAATGTCATTTCGGTGAGCTGGACGAAATTGCAGGATTTTCCTCTTTAAAGGACGTTGAAATTTTGAGAAGAATTCTTAAAGCCGGTGAAGTACCTAACGACATTTTTCTGTACCCGGTCGGCCATGCCTTTACAAACCCGAACAGTGACACCTACGTCGAGTCTATTAGTCAACTGGCCTTGCACCGGCTTGTGACTTTCATGAAAAAACACTTGGCCACGTGA